In Gemmobacter sp. 24YEA27, a genomic segment contains:
- the prfB gene encoding peptide chain release factor 2, producing MRAETQGNVDQIRKSLGLLAQRIDLEMAPHRLEEFNALIEQPDLWNDPARAQKLMRERQSLMDALNGYRLIESGLNDNLGLIELGEAEGEDALVAEAEDALKALLEVAAQKELEALLNGEADSNDTFLEINAGAGGTESQDWAEMLARMFTRWAERRGFTVEMLSEEAGQEAGIKSVAYKISGHNAYGWLKTESGVHRLVRISPFGSGDKRQTSFASVWVYPVVDDNIEIEVLDKDIRIDTFRSSGAGGQHVNKTDSAVRITHFPTGIVVTSSLKSQHQNREIAMNALKARLYQQELDKRSAAINEAHDAKGDAGWGNQIRSYVLQPYQMVKDLRTSHETSDTQGVLDGDLDPFMAATLALDMAGKSRADAEG from the coding sequence ATGCGCGCCGAGACGCAAGGCAATGTTGATCAGATCCGCAAGTCGCTGGGCCTTCTGGCACAGCGGATCGACCTTGAGATGGCGCCGCACCGGCTTGAGGAGTTCAACGCGCTGATCGAGCAGCCGGATCTCTGGAATGATCCGGCCCGGGCGCAGAAGCTGATGCGCGAGCGGCAGTCGCTGATGGATGCGCTGAACGGCTACCGGCTGATCGAAAGCGGGCTGAATGACAATCTCGGGCTGATCGAGCTCGGCGAGGCCGAGGGCGAGGATGCGCTGGTTGCGGAGGCTGAGGATGCGCTGAAGGCGCTGCTTGAGGTCGCGGCTCAAAAAGAGCTGGAGGCTTTGCTGAATGGCGAGGCCGACAGCAATGACACGTTCCTTGAGATCAATGCAGGCGCGGGCGGCACGGAATCGCAGGACTGGGCCGAGATGCTGGCGCGAATGTTCACCCGCTGGGCGGAGCGTCGCGGTTTCACCGTTGAGATGCTCTCAGAGGAAGCCGGGCAGGAGGCGGGGATCAAATCGGTCGCTTATAAGATCTCGGGCCATAACGCTTACGGTTGGCTGAAGACGGAATCAGGCGTGCATCGCCTGGTTCGGATTTCGCCTTTCGGGTCGGGCGACAAGCGCCAGACCTCGTTTGCGAGCGTGTGGGTCTATCCGGTGGTCGATGACAATATCGAGATCGAGGTGCTAGACAAGGATATCCGCATCGACACCTTCCGGTCGTCCGGCGCCGGCGGTCAGCACGTGAATAAAACCGACTCGGCGGTCAGGATCACCCACTTCCCGACCGGGATCGTGGTGACCTCCTCGCTGAAATCGCAGCACCAGAACCGCGAGATTGCGATGAATGCGCTGAAGGCACGGCTTTACCAGCAGGAGCTGGACAAGCGCTCGGCGGCGATCAACGAGGCACATGATGCCAAAGGGGATGCGGGCTGGGGCAACCAGATCCGCTCTTACGTGTTGCAGCCCTACCAGATGGTGAAAGACCTGCGCACCAGCCATGAGACCTCGGACACGCAAGGCGTGCTTGATGGCGATCTCGATCCCTTCATGGCGGCCACGCTGGCGCTGGATATGGCGGGCAAGAGCCGCGCCGACGCCGAGGGCTGA
- a CDS encoding PBP1A family penicillin-binding protein, with translation MLRFIASFFGAIFSAVTLGIFFGALTVGAIFWMYSRDLPSHESLAKYAPATISRIYSGEGRILDEFADERRLFVSAEDIPDLVKQAFVSAEDKNFFSHQGYDAGGMLAAFSEAVRSRGQDVRGASTITQQVAKNMLLDGTRKGAAGVERKIKEIILATRLEETLSKERILEIYLNEIFLGQNSYGVAAAAQTYFNKSLTELSPHEAATLASMPKAPSDFHPVRNRQKLIDRRNYVLREMRDNGYIDEASWKSEREAPLLSVQNGDFPSFRQELPGRTYFTEEVSRQLSRDFGRKEFFEGGMTIRATIDQELQEIAQAALRKALEKYDRGIGVWRGTGKTIAADQLSREEDWRAALSATDVSRDIEGWYPAVVLSLGERSATIGIEGVAETGDIPADDVSWARKRLADGKLGKKATRASDLVEVGDVVLVRRMVKDADGAFIRWTLRQVPEVQGAFMAMDVNTGRVLAMQGGFSYQYSVFNRATQAERQPGSSFKPFVYAAALDSGYTPATIVVDAPIEIETPQGLWTPKNASNKFYGPTPLRTGIEQSRNLMTIRLAQEVGMSTVAAYAERFGVYDRLGQHLANSLGAQETTLYKMVAAYAMFANGGERVEPTLVDRVQDRYGRTIYRHDKRSCEDCGAGDLPRGNGVKITSNRERVMDAITAYQLTSMLEGVVQRGSGSGVRLPVPVAGKTGTTNDAKDVWFIGYTSNIVAGCYIGFDQPRTLGSRAYGGTLCVPVFQDFMKEVVKKYGGSKFKVPPGGYFVKIDRFTGARLSDDASGANVVAEYFREGTDVDFGLGAMVDGGFEMGQNLPLFAYGETESGSASVTTATGETRVIPGKADFGTVSSGGLY, from the coding sequence GTGTTGCGATTCATCGCCTCTTTCTTTGGGGCTATCTTTTCAGCTGTCACGCTTGGCATCTTCTTTGGTGCCCTGACGGTTGGCGCGATTTTCTGGATGTATTCGCGCGATCTGCCGAGCCATGAGAGCCTTGCGAAATATGCCCCCGCCACCATCAGCCGGATCTATTCCGGTGAGGGGCGGATTCTGGATGAATTCGCCGATGAACGCCGGTTGTTTGTCTCGGCCGAGGATATTCCCGATCTGGTGAAGCAGGCCTTTGTTTCGGCCGAGGACAAGAATTTCTTCAGCCATCAGGGCTATGATGCCGGCGGTATGCTCGCCGCCTTTTCCGAGGCGGTCAGATCGCGCGGCCAGGATGTGCGCGGCGCCTCGACCATCACGCAGCAGGTGGCGAAGAACATGCTGCTCGACGGGACCCGTAAGGGCGCCGCCGGGGTCGAGCGCAAGATCAAGGAAATCATCCTCGCCACACGGCTTGAGGAGACGCTGTCAAAGGAAAGGATCCTCGAGATCTATCTCAACGAGATCTTTCTCGGGCAGAATTCATATGGTGTCGCAGCAGCGGCCCAGACCTATTTCAACAAATCCCTGACCGAGCTGTCACCACATGAGGCGGCGACGCTTGCCTCGATGCCTAAGGCGCCCTCTGATTTCCACCCTGTGCGCAATCGCCAGAAGCTGATCGACCGGCGCAACTATGTGCTGCGCGAGATGCGGGACAATGGCTATATCGACGAGGCCAGCTGGAAATCCGAACGCGAGGCCCCGCTTTTGTCCGTGCAGAACGGTGATTTTCCGTCTTTCCGGCAAGAGCTTCCCGGGCGGACCTATTTCACCGAAGAGGTCTCGCGCCAGCTGTCGCGGGATTTCGGGCGCAAGGAATTCTTTGAAGGCGGCATGACGATCCGCGCCACCATTGACCAGGAATTGCAGGAGATCGCCCAGGCGGCTTTGCGCAAGGCGCTGGAGAAATATGACCGTGGCATCGGGGTCTGGCGCGGCACCGGCAAGACCATCGCAGCCGATCAGCTGTCCCGCGAGGAAGACTGGCGCGCGGCGCTGAGTGCGACGGATGTGTCGCGCGATATCGAGGGCTGGTATCCGGCGGTGGTGCTCTCGCTGGGCGAGCGCTCTGCCACGATCGGCATCGAGGGAGTGGCGGAAACCGGCGATATTCCGGCCGATGACGTGAGCTGGGCCAGGAAGCGCCTGGCCGATGGCAAGCTTGGGAAGAAGGCGACACGCGCTTCGGATCTGGTCGAGGTCGGGGATGTGGTGCTGGTGCGCCGCATGGTGAAGGATGCGGATGGCGCGTTCATCCGCTGGACCCTGCGCCAGGTGCCGGAAGTGCAGGGCGCCTTCATGGCGATGGATGTGAATACCGGCCGGGTCCTCGCGATGCAGGGCGGGTTCTCGTATCAGTATTCGGTGTTCAACCGCGCCACCCAGGCCGAACGCCAGCCGGGCTCTTCGTTCAAGCCCTTCGTCTATGCGGCGGCGCTGGACAGCGGCTATACGCCCGCGACCATCGTGGTCGATGCGCCGATCGAGATCGAGACGCCGCAGGGGCTCTGGACTCCCAAGAATGCCTCGAACAAATTCTACGGACCGACGCCTCTGAGGACCGGGATCGAGCAATCGCGGAACCTGATGACCATTCGTCTGGCGCAGGAAGTGGGGATGTCGACGGTCGCGGCCTATGCCGAGCGTTTTGGCGTCTATGACCGGCTGGGCCAGCATCTGGCGAACAGCCTCGGTGCCCAGGAGACCACACTTTACAAGATGGTGGCGGCCTATGCGATGTTCGCCAATGGTGGCGAACGCGTGGAGCCCACGCTGGTCGACCGGGTGCAGGACCGCTACGGGCGCACCATCTACCGCCATGACAAACGCTCTTGCGAGGATTGCGGCGCCGGTGATCTTCCCCGGGGCAACGGGGTGAAGATCACCTCGAACCGCGAGCGGGTGATGGATGCGATCACCGCCTATCAGCTGACCTCGATGCTGGAAGGTGTGGTGCAGCGCGGCTCGGGCAGTGGGGTCAGGTTGCCGGTGCCGGTGGCGGGCAAGACCGGCACGACCAATGACGCCAAGGATGTCTGGTTCATCGGCTATACGTCGAACATTGTGGCGGGCTGCTATATCGGCTTTGACCAGCCGCGGACGCTTGGCTCGCGCGCCTATGGCGGGACGCTTTGCGTGCCGGTCTTCCAGGATTTCATGAAAGAGGTCGTGAAGAAATACGGCGGTTCGAAATTCAAAGTGCCGCCGGGGGGTTATTTCGTGAAGATCGACCGGTTCACCGGCGCGCGGCTGTCAGATGATGCTTCGGGCGCGAATGTGGTGGCGGAATATTTCCGCGAGGGCACGGATGTCGATTTCGGGCTGGGCGCCATGGTGGATGGCGGCTTCGAAATGGGCCAGAACCTGCCCTTGTTTGCCTATGGCGAGACGGAAAGCGGCTCGGCTTCGGTCACAACCGCGACGGGCGAGACGCGGGTGATCCCGGGCAAGGCGGATTTCGGCACGGTGTCATCGGGCGGGCTCTATTGA
- a CDS encoding N-acetylmuramoyl-L-alanine amidase yields the protein MGVSRLARALAVAFAVMLSGGPVPGLKAETSPPAVTPVLSALARFDPAQSSLSQETGDLVLDLSISQPVPWRVRMLDNPPRMILDMREVDWAGLERMPQVAEPVRAMRAGIFRPGWSRLVIELDGPWQVLRAGMETGRAGAAETARLTIRLSPSSAANFAKITALPEPEEWSLPVPADVPVIARRAGGSIIVVLDPGHGGIDPGAERDGHKEADLMLTFAREFKELLARDERFKVVLTREEDIFVPLETRISVARAAGADLFLSLHADALAEGEAHGATLYTLSDAASDAAAEALAERHERDDLLAGIDLSAQDDLVATVLIDMARTETKPRIDRLVSALEASIKGADLRMHRKPHQEGGFSVLKSPDIPSVLVELGFLSSARDLKRLTDPEWRARMAAAMRDGILAWAKEDAALRAARD from the coding sequence ATGGGAGTTTCAAGGCTGGCGCGGGCTTTGGCCGTGGCCTTTGCTGTTATGCTGTCGGGCGGACCTGTCCCTGGGCTGAAGGCTGAAACCAGCCCGCCGGCGGTCACACCTGTGCTGAGCGCGCTGGCCCGGTTTGATCCGGCGCAATCGTCGCTTTCGCAGGAAACCGGCGATCTGGTGCTGGATCTGTCGATCAGCCAGCCGGTGCCCTGGCGGGTGAGAATGCTTGATAACCCGCCGCGCATGATCCTTGACATGCGCGAGGTCGACTGGGCGGGCCTTGAGCGGATGCCCCAGGTGGCAGAGCCTGTTCGTGCGATGCGGGCAGGGATCTTCCGTCCCGGCTGGTCGCGGCTGGTGATCGAACTGGACGGGCCCTGGCAGGTGCTCCGGGCGGGGATGGAGACCGGCCGGGCAGGGGCCGCCGAGACGGCGCGGCTGACCATTCGTCTGAGCCCGAGTTCGGCGGCAAATTTTGCAAAGATCACCGCGCTGCCGGAGCCTGAGGAATGGTCTCTGCCGGTGCCTGCAGATGTTCCGGTGATCGCGAGGCGCGCGGGCGGGTCGATCATCGTGGTGCTTGATCCCGGTCATGGCGGCATCGACCCGGGCGCAGAACGCGACGGCCATAAAGAAGCCGATCTGATGCTGACATTCGCGCGTGAATTCAAGGAATTGCTGGCGCGGGACGAGCGGTTCAAAGTGGTTCTGACCCGCGAAGAAGACATCTTCGTGCCGCTTGAGACGCGGATCTCGGTGGCGCGGGCAGCGGGCGCGGATCTGTTTCTCTCGCTCCATGCCGATGCCCTGGCCGAGGGCGAGGCGCATGGCGCGACGCTTTACACCCTCTCAGATGCGGCCAGCGATGCCGCGGCGGAGGCGCTGGCCGAACGGCATGAGCGTGACGATCTGCTGGCGGGGATCGATCTTTCGGCCCAGGACGATCTGGTGGCGACAGTGCTGATCGACATGGCACGGACCGAGACAAAGCCAAGGATCGACCGGCTGGTGTCGGCGCTGGAGGCGTCGATAAAGGGGGCGGATCTCAGGATGCATCGCAAGCCGCATCAGGAAGGCGGCTTCTCGGTGCTGAAATCCCCCGATATTCCTTCGGTCCTTGTGGAGCTGGGCTTTTTGTCCTCGGCGCGGGATCTGAAACGGCTGACCGATCCGGAATGGCGGGCCAGGATGGCCGCGGCGATGCGGGACGGGATCCTTGCCTGGGCAAAGGAAGATGCGGCTTTGCGGGCGGCGCGGGACTGA
- a CDS encoding pyridoxal phosphate-dependent aminotransferase, with amino-acid sequence MGITSQGSRRGDVDPFIVMDVMEQARRLEAEGRHIIHMEVGQPGTPAPKAARDALIHALDQPLGYTVATGLPELRAGIAGLYRRWYDIDIDPARVIVTSGSSGAFLLAFTALFDAGQRVGLGEPGYPSYRQILRALSLVPVGIPAQDENRLQPVPADLDGHDLDGLIVASPGNPSGTMLDRDALAALTGWAEARGIPFISDEIYHGLHYAARAVSALEVSDTAWVINSFSKYFSMTGWRIGWMVVPEDQIRRVERLAQNMFICPPHPAQIAALAALDCTDELEANRAVYRENRRLMLEGLPKAGFTRIAPPDGAFYIYADVSDLTENSLEFASEILQNAGVAVTPGLDFDPIRGRQRLRFSYARATADIVEGLARLSRFMAAR; translated from the coding sequence ATGGGCATTACAAGTCAGGGATCCAGGCGGGGTGATGTCGATCCCTTTATTGTGATGGATGTGATGGAACAGGCCCGCCGGCTTGAGGCCGAAGGCCGCCATATCATCCATATGGAAGTCGGCCAGCCCGGCACGCCCGCGCCGAAAGCCGCCCGCGACGCGCTGATCCACGCCCTTGACCAGCCGCTGGGCTATACGGTCGCGACCGGCCTGCCCGAGCTGCGCGCGGGCATCGCCGGGCTTTACCGGCGCTGGTATGATATCGACATCGATCCTGCCCGGGTCATTGTGACCTCAGGCTCTTCCGGCGCGTTCCTGCTGGCGTTCACCGCGCTGTTCGATGCCGGCCAGCGGGTCGGGCTCGGGGAACCGGGCTATCCGAGCTATCGCCAGATCCTGCGCGCGTTGTCGCTGGTGCCGGTCGGCATTCCGGCGCAGGATGAGAACCGGCTGCAGCCGGTGCCGGCGGATCTTGACGGCCATGACCTCGACGGGCTGATCGTCGCCTCACCTGGTAACCCGAGCGGCACGATGCTCGACCGCGATGCGCTGGCGGCGCTGACCGGCTGGGCAGAGGCACGCGGTATCCCCTTCATCTCGGACGAGATCTATCACGGGCTGCATTACGCCGCGCGGGCGGTTTCGGCGCTGGAGGTCAGCGACACTGCCTGGGTGATCAATTCCTTCTCGAAATATTTCTCGATGACCGGCTGGAGGATCGGCTGGATGGTGGTGCCGGAGGATCAGATCCGCCGGGTCGAGCGGCTGGCGCAGAATATGTTCATCTGCCCGCCCCATCCTGCCCAGATCGCGGCCCTGGCGGCGCTGGATTGCACCGATGAGCTGGAGGCCAATCGCGCCGTCTACCGCGAGAACCGCCGTCTGATGCTGGAAGGCCTGCCGAAAGCCGGTTTCACCCGGATCGCGCCGCCGGACGGGGCGTTCTACATCTATGCGGATGTATCGGATCTGACGGAAAACAGCCTGGAATTTGCGAGCGAGATCCTGCAGAACGCAGGCGTGGCGGTGACGCCGGGGCTGGATTTCGATCCGATCCGGGGCCGGCAGCGGCTGCGCTTTTCCTATGCGCGGGCGACCGCAGATATTGTCGAGGGGCTGGCGCGGCTCTCGCGCTTCATGGCCGCAAGGTGA
- a CDS encoding DsbA family protein, producing the protein MRPALALAALLTAVSVPAVKAESLKDMIAAEPEVFNDAVADYLLANPEIIIEAMKVLQSREDDAAASRDIDMLAANRDAIFNNAADWSGGNLQGDVVLVEFMDYRCGYCHKAFEEVEELVKSDGNIRFVLKEFPVLGEQSVLAAKFAIAVKMLHGDEAYKKAHDALFAMRGDMTPDTLTRLAEGLGHDGAALLAKAATPEVQAVIDANYALADTMAINGTPTFVIDDAMVRGYVPLDGMRQIVERQRKG; encoded by the coding sequence ATGCGCCCCGCCCTCGCCCTTGCCGCGCTTCTGACGGCTGTCTCAGTTCCTGCGGTAAAGGCGGAAAGCCTGAAAGACATGATCGCCGCCGAGCCGGAGGTCTTCAACGACGCGGTGGCCGACTACCTTCTGGCCAATCCCGAGATCATCATCGAGGCGATGAAGGTTCTGCAATCGCGCGAGGATGATGCCGCCGCCTCGCGCGATATCGACATGCTGGCCGCGAACCGCGATGCGATCTTCAACAATGCCGCCGACTGGTCGGGCGGCAATCTCCAGGGCGATGTGGTGCTGGTCGAATTCATGGATTACCGCTGCGGCTATTGCCACAAGGCCTTTGAAGAGGTCGAAGAACTGGTGAAAAGCGACGGCAATATCCGCTTCGTGCTGAAGGAATTCCCGGTTCTGGGCGAGCAGTCGGTGCTGGCGGCAAAATTCGCCATCGCGGTGAAGATGCTCCATGGCGACGAGGCCTATAAGAAAGCGCATGACGCGCTTTTCGCGATGCGCGGCGATATGACGCCCGATACGCTGACGCGGCTGGCGGAAGGGCTGGGCCATGACGGGGCGGCGCTGCTGGCAAAGGCCGCAACGCCCGAAGTCCAGGCAGTGATCGACGCCAATTACGCGCTGGCCGATACGATGGCGATCAACGGCACACCGACCTTCGTGATCGATGACGCGATGGTGCGGGGCTATGTGCCGCTGGACGGAATGCGCCAGATTGTCGAACGCCAGCGCAAGGGCTGA
- the ispG gene encoding flavodoxin-dependent (E)-4-hydroxy-3-methylbut-2-enyl-diphosphate synthase, whose product MSLNPIRPWRNIERRQSRKIMVGSVPVGGDAPISVQTMTNTITSDVRATLDQVIRAAEAGADIVRISTPDTDSTAALREICRESPVPIVADIHFHYKRAIEAAEAGAACLRINPGNIGDAKRVAEVVRAAKDHGCSIRIGVNAGSLEKHLLDKYGEPCPDAMVESGLDHIRILQDHDFHEFKISVKASDVFLAAAAYQQLAAATDAPIHLGITEAGGLMSGTVKSAVGLGSLLWFGIGDTIRVSLSADPVEEVKVGYEILKSLGLRTRGVQIISCPSCARQGFDVIKTVEKLERRLEHIKTPMSLSIIGCVVNGPGEALMTDIGFTGGGAGNGMVYMAGKQSHKMNNDQMIDHIVELVEKRAVEIDAETIKAAE is encoded by the coding sequence ATGAGTCTCAACCCGATCCGCCCCTGGCGGAATATCGAACGCCGCCAGAGCCGGAAGATCATGGTCGGCTCTGTACCGGTCGGGGGCGATGCGCCGATCTCGGTGCAGACCATGACCAACACGATCACGTCGGATGTGCGCGCGACGCTGGATCAGGTGATCCGTGCGGCAGAGGCGGGGGCGGATATCGTCCGTATCTCGACGCCCGATACGGATTCGACCGCCGCTTTGCGCGAAATCTGCCGCGAAAGCCCGGTGCCCATCGTGGCGGATATCCATTTCCACTACAAACGCGCCATCGAGGCCGCCGAGGCAGGCGCCGCCTGTCTGCGCATCAACCCCGGCAATATCGGCGACGCGAAGCGCGTGGCCGAGGTGGTCCGCGCCGCGAAAGACCATGGCTGTTCGATCCGGATCGGGGTGAATGCCGGGTCTCTGGAAAAGCATCTCCTTGATAAATATGGCGAACCCTGCCCGGATGCGATGGTCGAAAGTGGCCTCGACCATATCAGGATCCTGCAGGATCACGATTTCCACGAATTCAAGATCTCGGTGAAGGCCTCGGATGTGTTCCTTGCAGCCGCCGCCTATCAACAGCTGGCTGCCGCCACCGATGCGCCCATTCACCTCGGGATCACCGAGGCCGGGGGCCTGATGTCGGGCACCGTGAAATCGGCGGTAGGGCTGGGGAGCCTTTTGTGGTTCGGCATCGGCGATACGATCCGGGTCTCGCTTTCGGCGGACCCGGTCGAGGAGGTCAAGGTCGGCTATGAGATCCTGAAATCGCTGGGCCTCAGGACGCGCGGCGTGCAGATCATCTCCTGCCCCTCCTGCGCGCGCCAGGGCTTTGACGTGATCAAAACCGTCGAGAAACTCGAGCGCCGGCTGGAACATATCAAGACGCCGATGAGCCTTTCGATCATCGGCTGTGTGGTGAACGGGCCGGGTGAGGCGCTGATGACCGATATCGGCTTTACCGGTGGTGGTGCAGGGAATGGCATGGTCTATATGGCCGGCAAACAAAGCCATAAGATGAACAATGACCAGATGATCGACCATATCGTCGAGCTGGTCGAGAAACGCGCAGTCGAGATCGACGCCGAGACGATCAAAGCGGCAGAGTGA
- a CDS encoding helix-turn-helix domain-containing protein — protein MISWRSKPQAAEDEKPKGFDDFDLRLGDIMRGERATLGKSLLDVQRDLKIKATYIAAIENADISAFESPGFVAGYVRSYSRYLGMDSDIAFARFCKEANFTPAHGMSAQAGTPRAAQARPRSDFSEPLANPNLTFVPRGESWLSKIEPGAVGSLAVLVVLIGAIGYGGWSILQEVQRVQLAPVDEAPAVVVSIDPLQQDVAQQTAMSDEASRTPVTQTAQAGAAPDLMDRLYRPQALDVPVFESRNGPIGSIDPRIGGAEAGGVSGVVAAETGAGPQEGVIQVTADAPPGVQILAVRPAWMRVSSADGTVLFEKILNTCESYQVPAMEEVASLRTGNSGGVYFVVGGKTYGPAAPGANVASNIALSPEAVTGKYAEADLAKDRDLARIMTADASGALPNLASSCATTKPAQ, from the coding sequence ATGATCAGCTGGAGGTCGAAACCTCAGGCAGCGGAAGACGAAAAGCCGAAAGGCTTTGACGATTTCGACTTGCGGCTTGGTGATATTATGCGCGGTGAACGCGCGACGCTGGGCAAGTCCCTTCTTGATGTTCAGCGCGATCTGAAGATCAAGGCGACCTATATAGCCGCCATCGAGAATGCTGATATCTCCGCTTTTGAATCGCCCGGTTTCGTGGCGGGCTATGTGCGGTCTTATTCCCGCTATCTGGGCATGGATTCGGATATCGCTTTCGCACGCTTCTGCAAGGAAGCGAATTTCACCCCCGCCCATGGCATGTCGGCCCAGGCAGGGACGCCGCGCGCGGCCCAGGCGCGCCCGCGCAGCGATTTCTCGGAACCGCTTGCCAATCCCAATCTGACCTTCGTGCCGCGCGGCGAAAGCTGGCTCTCGAAGATCGAGCCGGGGGCTGTGGGTTCGCTTGCCGTTCTGGTCGTGCTGATCGGCGCCATCGGGTATGGCGGCTGGTCGATCCTTCAGGAGGTGCAGCGCGTGCAGCTGGCGCCGGTGGATGAGGCCCCTGCGGTCGTCGTCTCCATCGATCCGCTGCAACAGGATGTGGCGCAGCAAACCGCCATGAGCGACGAGGCGAGCCGGACCCCGGTGACCCAGACCGCTCAGGCCGGGGCCGCGCCCGATCTGATGGACCGGCTTTACCGTCCGCAGGCGCTTGATGTGCCGGTGTTTGAATCGCGCAATGGCCCGATCGGCTCGATTGACCCGCGTATAGGCGGGGCCGAGGCCGGCGGTGTCAGCGGCGTTGTCGCAGCAGAGACCGGCGCCGGGCCGCAGGAGGGCGTGATCCAGGTCACCGCCGATGCGCCTCCGGGTGTGCAGATCCTGGCGGTGCGCCCGGCCTGGATGCGCGTGAGTTCTGCCGATGGTACCGTCCTGTTTGAGAAGATCCTGAACACCTGCGAAAGCTATCAGGTGCCGGCGATGGAAGAGGTGGCAAGCCTGCGCACCGGCAATTCCGGCGGCGTCTATTTCGTGGTGGGCGGCAAGACCTATGGTCCGGCCGCACCCGGCGCCAATGTCGCGTCGAATATCGCGCTTTCGCCCGAAGCGGTGACCGGCAAATATGCCGAAGCCGATCTGGCGAAAGACCGCGATCTGGCGCGGATCATGACGGCAGATGCCAGCGGCGCGCTGCCCAATCTGGCTTCCAGCTGCGCGACCACAAAGCCCGCCCAGTAA
- the hemA gene encoding 5-aminolevulinate synthase → MNYDAALDSALGRLHDEGRYRTFIDIERRKGQFPHAIRTRPDGSEQQITVWCGNDYLGMGQHPDVLGAMHEALEATGAGSGGTRNISGTTVYHKRLETEIADLHGQEAALVFSSAYTANDATLSTLKVIFPGLIIYSDALNHASMIEGIRRGGGQKRIFRHNDVAHLRELLAADDPAAPKLIAFESIYSMDADVAPISAICDLAEEFGALTYLDEVHAVGMYGARGAGLAERDRQMHRIDIVNATLGKAFGVFGGYIAASAKMVDAVRSYAPGFIFTTSIPPVVAAGAAAAIRFLKGEGGRALRKQHQDQARILKMRLRGLGLPIIDHDTHIVPVHVGNPIHCKMLSDMLLDQFGIYVQPINFPTVPRGTERLRFTPSPVHGAAEIDQLVKAMDQLWGHCALNRAEASA, encoded by the coding sequence ATGAATTACGATGCAGCGCTCGATTCCGCGCTTGGCAGGCTTCATGACGAGGGGCGCTACCGCACCTTCATTGATATCGAGCGTCGCAAGGGCCAGTTCCCGCATGCGATCCGCACCCGTCCCGATGGCAGCGAGCAGCAGATCACCGTCTGGTGTGGCAATGACTATCTTGGCATGGGGCAGCATCCGGACGTGCTGGGCGCGATGCATGAGGCGCTGGAGGCCACCGGCGCCGGTTCGGGCGGCACCCGCAACATCTCGGGCACGACCGTCTATCACAAACGGCTCGAGACCGAGATCGCCGATCTGCATGGCCAGGAGGCGGCGCTGGTTTTCTCTTCTGCCTATACTGCCAATGATGCGACGCTTTCGACGCTGAAGGTGATTTTCCCCGGGCTGATCATTTACTCGGACGCGCTCAATCACGCCTCGATGATCGAGGGGATCCGGCGCGGCGGCGGTCAGAAGCGGATCTTCCGCCATAATGATGTGGCGCATCTGCGCGAATTGCTGGCGGCGGATGACCCTGCCGCGCCGAAGCTGATCGCGTTTGAATCGATCTATTCAATGGATGCCGATGTGGCGCCGATCAGCGCGATCTGTGACCTGGCCGAAGAATTCGGCGCGCTGACCTATCTCGACGAAGTCCATGCCGTTGGCATGTATGGCGCGCGCGGGGCAGGGCTTGCGGAACGTGATCGCCAGATGCACCGGATCGATATTGTGAACGCGACGCTGGGCAAGGCTTTCGGCGTGTTTGGCGGCTATATTGCTGCATCTGCGAAGATGGTTGATGCCGTGCGCTCCTATGCGCCCGGTTTTATCTTCACTACCTCGATTCCGCCGGTGGTTGCGGCAGGTGCGGCGGCCGCGATCCGGTTTCTGAAGGGCGAGGGCGGTCGGGCTTTGCGCAAACAGCACCAGGACCAGGCGCGCATCCTTAAGATGCGGCTGCGCGGCCTTGGCCTGCCGATCATCGATCATGATACACATATTGTGCCGGTTCATGTCGGCAACCCCATCCATTGCAAGATGCTCTCGGATATGTTGCTCGACCAGTTCGGCATCTATGTGCAGCCGATCAATTTCCCGACCGTGCCGCGCGGCACCGAACGGCTGCGGTTCACGCCCTCGCCGGTGCATGGCGCGGCGGAAATTGACCAGCTTGTGAAGGCGATGGATCAGCTCTGGGGGCATTGTGCGCTGAATCGCGCCGAAGCATCCGCCTGA